In Brevibacillus brevis, a genomic segment contains:
- a CDS encoding molybdopterin-binding protein, translated as MVEKPKMREVPVRDAIGMMLPHDMTQILPGEFKGRLFKKGHVVTEADIEPLLSIGKEHIYVLEMPEGFIHEEEAGLRIAKAVSGQGLTLTEPYEGKVSMKASRTGLAKINEAAVHALNELEGIALSTIFGDQVVHPGHTLAATRIIPLIMEEKRIIQLEQLAKQYAEPIVQVKPFLEKKVGLVTTGGEVYSGRIADKFGPVIRAKVEALGSEVVEQRFAPDDKEAIEREINAFLEQGVDLILATGGMSVDPDDRTPGAIAGVGADVVRYGTPMLPGSMLLVAYKGDIPILGLPGAVMHEKFTSFDVILPRILAGERIEAADMTRLGYGGLRKG; from the coding sequence ATGGTAGAAAAACCGAAGATGCGGGAGGTGCCGGTGCGCGATGCGATCGGCATGATGCTTCCTCACGACATGACGCAGATCTTGCCCGGCGAGTTTAAGGGCCGCCTGTTCAAAAAAGGCCATGTCGTGACGGAAGCGGACATCGAGCCGCTTCTGTCGATCGGAAAAGAACACATCTATGTGCTGGAAATGCCGGAAGGGTTCATTCATGAAGAGGAAGCAGGTCTGCGAATCGCCAAGGCCGTGTCGGGCCAGGGGCTGACCTTGACTGAGCCGTACGAAGGCAAGGTGTCCATGAAGGCATCGCGGACGGGTCTTGCGAAGATCAACGAGGCGGCTGTCCACGCGCTCAACGAGCTGGAAGGCATCGCGCTGTCCACCATCTTTGGCGATCAGGTGGTCCATCCGGGACACACCCTGGCCGCGACTCGGATCATACCGTTGATTATGGAAGAAAAGCGGATTATCCAGCTCGAGCAGTTGGCCAAGCAGTATGCCGAGCCGATTGTGCAAGTGAAGCCGTTCCTGGAAAAGAAGGTCGGGCTTGTCACCACGGGCGGAGAAGTTTATTCCGGTCGCATTGCAGACAAATTCGGCCCTGTCATCCGCGCCAAGGTGGAGGCTCTCGGTTCGGAAGTGGTGGAGCAGCGCTTTGCCCCAGATGACAAGGAAGCGATTGAGAGAGAGATCAACGCCTTTCTCGAGCAAGGCGTCGATCTGATTTTGGCCACGGGCGGCATGTCTGTCGATCCGGATGACCGTACGCCTGGCGCGATTGCGGGAGTAGGCGCCGATGTCGTCCGATACGGCACGCCGATGCTGCCGGGCTCGATGCTGCTCGTTGCGTACAAGGGCGACATCCCGATTCTCGGTTTGCCCGGCGCCGTGATGCACGAGAAGTTTACTTCGTTTGACGTGATTTTGCCGCGGATTTTGGCGGGAGAACGCATCGAGGCGGCTGACATGACACGGCTGGGATATGGTGGTTTACGAAAGGGCTAG
- a CDS encoding twin-arginine translocase TatA/TatE family subunit has protein sequence MSSIGIPGLILILILALVLFGPKKLPELGRAVGHTLREFKNATRSLTSDDDDDEEAKRKEQAKDAAPAKAAVITEKDAFDREKIEREIRERLERERIEKEIREKMELERSQKEREQQQA, from the coding sequence ATGAGTAGCATTGGAATTCCTGGACTGATTTTGATTTTGATTTTGGCACTGGTATTATTCGGACCGAAAAAACTTCCGGAGCTGGGACGCGCGGTAGGGCACACCTTGCGAGAATTCAAAAACGCGACCCGCAGCCTGACCAGCGACGACGACGATGACGAGGAAGCGAAGCGCAAGGAACAAGCCAAGGATGCGGCTCCGGCTAAAGCAGCGGTCATTACGGAGAAGGATGCGTTTGACCGGGAGAAGATCGAGCGTGAAATCCGCGAGCGCCTGGAGCGCGAGCGAATCGAGAAAGAGATTCGCGAAAAGATGGAGCTGGAGCGTTCTCAAAAAGAACGGGAACAGCAACAAGCCTAG